The Aspergillus fumigatus Af293 chromosome 3, whole genome shotgun sequence region CTTCGCCATTGACAAAGGCAGTCAAGAAAGTGCAATGAGAGTAACCGGGAAGCTCATCGACGAGGTCTTCCAGCTTAATCCTCACAGAGTGCGACTTTTCTCGCCGGACGAACTCGAGAGCAACAAGTTGAGCGCGGCATTGGATCGCACAGGCAGGAACTTCCAATGGGATCAGTTCTCAAATGCTCGAGGAGGCCGTGTCATTGAAGTGCTGAGCGAGCACATGTGCCAGGGTTTCCTCCAAGGATACACTTTGACTGGCCGCACGGGTATTTTCCCCTCTTATGAGAGCTTCCTGGGAATCATCCACACCATGATGGTGCAATACGCTAAGTTCATCAAGATGGTATTGCGCTCTCTGGTTGCCCAGTCTAAAATGGGATGCTGACAGAATCCTAGGCTCTAGAGACAATGTGGCACCGCGATGTAGCTAGTATCAATTATATCGAGACGAGCACATGGACGAGGCAGGAGCATAATGGTTTCTCGCATCAGAACCCGTCGTTCATCGGCGCAGTGCTGAAACTAAAGCCCAGCGCTGCTCGGGTTTATTTGCCGCCGGACGCAAATACCTTCCTGACGACTCTTCACCACTGCCTGAAATCAAAGAATTACATTAATCTCATGGTTGGCTCGAAGCAGCCAACTCCGGTATATCTGACAccggaagaggcagagagCCATTGCAGAGCCGGCGCATCCATATGGAGGTTCTGCAGCACCGACAACGGTCTGGATCCGGATGTAGTACTGGTCGGAATTGGCGTCGAGGTGATGTTTGAAGTCATTACTGCGGCAGCCATTCTGCGCAAGCGTTGTCCCGAGCTGCGTGTCCGAGTCATTAATGTGACGGATCTGATGATCCTCGAAAATGAAGGCGCTCACCCGCATGCTCTCACAACGGAGGCATTCGACAATCTGTTCACATACGACAAACCAATTCACTTCAACTATCACGGGTATGCGACGGAACTGCAGGGACTGCTGTCCGGACGGCCCCGTCTGGATCGAGTCACCATCAACGGATACATGGAAGAGGGAAGCACCACGACACCGTTCGATATGATGCTTGTGAACAAGACATCACGCTTCCATGTGGCACAGGCTGCCCTTCGGGgagcggcgaggaggaacgagAGCGTTCGGATCAGGCAACAAGAGCTCTACACGGAGCTGAACCACAACATTgcagagacgaagaagtACATTATCGAGAATCGCAAGGGTAAGTTTGCCTGCGCTTGAATCATTACCATGACTGAAGTCTAACCCTGCTCAGATCCCGATGACATGTATGAGATGCCGACGTTTGGTTGAGAAAGGTGGTATGATTGTGTATGAAACGAGACTCTAGTCATCCATAGACCAAGAGACAAACTTTCGTGTTGTAGTATCTCATTCGTCGTTAAGATCGTAATTAGGCTTTGCAAGATGTTGTTGCCTAAGGACTTATAGACCGTCGCAAGCCTCTCGGCCTCAGGCCAATCAAGGTCACAGGACCAGTACCGATTCGTGTCTCATCGTACATGGCAGACCTCAAATACCACGGTGCGTGGTCAAATAAAAGACTATTTGGATGCTTTTTTCAGGAGATGTATCAATTCCGTCGGATTCGGACATGAGATCAGGCCGTGAAGAGCTCGTATTGGCTTGTTAGCTTGCGATCCATGTTGTTCCGCGCCCTCTGCCACAGCCGTTAAAACGTGATCGTGGCGCGCGGCGCCTCATGTCATTGGAGCAAAGTCTCCTACTGATGCAACTTATGACACAGGAACCTCATCCGAGTCTCAGAAATAGAGTCAAATACAGGTTTCTTGCGGCAACGTCACGTCCAAAAAGGTCGGATGTCGGAGCAATTCCAGTCCAACCACTAAACCCGATTGAGTGGAGCTtgcgagaagctggatgTCGCTTGACTCATTGCTGGCCAAGCGGGTCCGCGGATGCCGACATGGAGTGTGGATGGCTGTGAACATTTGCCGATGGATAGGTTCAATGCTCTTCCAAGCGAAGCGGGCCGAGTGTTTTTCATGGAAACAGTCGGCCAGATGGACAGAGGATGCCTGGCCTGACCGTGGAAATCGAATCAGATTGTTCCTCTGCCGACGGTTGCCCCCGCCTGTCTCCATCGATTATCAAACAATCATGAAGCGCCTAAAGCAGTCGAATTTTTGAGATCTATCCGAGGGTCCGATCTGCGACTTTTCTGTGTCTCAAATTTTTTGACCAGGAGAAAAGGATCTGTAGGTTGAAGGCTATCATGGGCTTGTTCCATGGCTCTTTGATCCCTGCTTTTTGAAgctctctttttttttctgcgCTTTCTGGACTGCTTTCGTTCGTGGACTGTGAGAGGGCTGGATATCGGCAGGGCGTACATTGTGTAGCTCAGCCACTCTTTTTGCGTTTTGGATTCTTACTTGTTCTACATTGATAGAACTCAGATATATTACACAGTGCTACCTGGTGAAACGGGCGTCACTCTTCCCCATTGATAAGATCTCATCTGGAGCTACcctcctctgtttcctcttctcttttccttcgctCTCACGATCACAGGCGTGTCCTACCCAAAGATCTTCACAATGCCGGAAGTAACAGCGGAGCTCAGGGAGCAGTTGAGGAACAGTTGTCATCCTCTGATTGATGGAATTGACACCGCGTACGGATATCGGCCTTCTCTGGCCGCCGGAATAGTCTTTTGCACCCTCTTCGGCCTCTCAATGATTCTTCACACTGTGCAATTTGCCTGGAAGCGAACATGGTGGTGCTGCGTCTTCAGCATCGGCTGTTTGAGTAGGTGATTTTGTCAGGAAACAGACACAGCAAGCGCTGACATGTTCGTTTTTCAACAGCCGAAGTCCTGGGGTGGGCTGCTCGCACATGGTCGGCGCAGTGTCCCTATAACATGACCGCCTTTTTGATGCAGATATCCACTTTGATTATCGGTGAGTAGATTCGAGGAAAAGCACCAGAACCATACTGACAAGGAATAGCACCCACCTTCTTCACAGCGGGAATCTacgtcctcctcggccgcttCATCACGATCCTCGGCCGCGAATCTTCCATCATCAGCCCAAACCTCTACCTCTGGATCTTTGTCACCTGCGACATCATCTCGCTCGTCGTGCAAGCCATCGGCGGCGGGATGGCCTCGGCCGCAACGAACGATGTCAACGGCGACACCGCGCCCGGCACGCACATTATGGTCGCGGgcatcgtcttccagatGGCCTCCATTAccgtcttcgtcatcctcgctgcGGATTTTGTCCGGCGCGCCCTCCACCGTCGCCTCCTGCAGTCCATGAGCGGATCCATTGTGCCTCTGTTCGGCGCCATGATTTTCTCCGTTGTGTGTATCTATGTGCGGAGCATCTACCGGACCATCGAGCTATCCGAAGGTTGGAGCGGGTATCTGATTACCACGGAGCGCTACTTTATTGCCCTTGACGGCGCGATGATGGTTGCTGCGGTTGTGGTCTTTAATGTCTTCCATCCCGGCTGGATGATGCCCACCGGGAAGAGCATGCAGTTTCAACGAGAAATTTACTCTGCGGATGGGTTGCCTGCGACGGAGCTTCGCTAGTTTTCGCTCTTACTGATTCAGCATTACTGGAATTTCTTTCTTCAGCCTTGCGTGTGAATTACCAGTCATGGAATAGAACTCACGAGTAATGATAGATATAAATTTGGACAGAAGTCCCGTAAATTCGAGCTAGCGACGAGATCCAGTAGAACTAACTGCGCAGAAACGAGCCTATGCCATCAAAGCACAATGCTCAGAGATGCAAAAGCACCCAATAGTCATCACACATTCAACAAACTAACACCTAGTACGAAAGCGTGATACATGAGTTAACCCGAGAAAATTTGAATGGCATGACAAAAGAAAGTCGAGACTCAACTCCGTCCTCTAACAGGCATCTATTCATCCCAAAACCAGCAGATCATACACCGTCCACCGCCTCAATCCAACCAAATACTCCTCCAACTGCGACAGTCGCAGCACCCCAGATAGCAGCCCACATCGTGGCTCCAGGAACATCAACCCCTCGTACCGTCCCCGCAACCTGGAAAACGGTGTTGAGCACTATCATGCTAGCCAAAAGTGCTGTGCGCGAAACAAGAACCCTTGTCTTAGCGGACAATGTTCCCCACGTTCTACGGTAAACCCCGCATACGAGGTACTCGCCCTCGTTTGCAGACTTAGACTTCACGCTGGTGTCAGAGCTGGAGGCACCAGTGGAGCTGACGAAAAGGAAATCCCGAGCGGCCCAGCCAGCTGGGAGGAGGGTGAGAAATAGAATCGGGAGACCGGCGGGGCCGGTATGAGCCAGTCTGATGTCAGGGATATTCTCAAAATGCACGACCAGATAAGCAGGGAGCCACGTCGCATAGCTGAGGTACAGCGCCACGGAGTAGATGGCGGTTGCTGCGACGGAAGTGTAGAGGGCTGTTGGGCGATCTTGCAGGATGAAGC contains the following coding sequences:
- a CDS encoding RTA1 domain-containing protein, whose translation is MPEVTAELREQLRNSCHPLIDGIDTAYGYRPSLAAGIVFCTLFGLSMILHTVQFAWKRTWWCCVFSIGCLTEVLGWAARTWSAQCPYNMTAFLMQISTLIIAPTFFTAGIYVLLGRFITILGRESSIISPNLYLWIFVTCDIISLVVQAIGGGMASAATNDVNGDTAPGTHIMVAGIVFQMASITVFVILAADFVRRALHRRLLQSMSGSIVPLFGAMIFSVVCIYVRSIYRTIELSEGWSGYLITTERYFIALDGAMMVAAVVVFNVFHPGWMMPTGKSMQFQREIYSADGLPATELR
- a CDS encoding putative phosphoketolase, with the translated sequence MIFLQDNVLLKRNLTHDDIKPRLLGPGHGAPAILASLWLEGSLEKFYPDYSRNAEGLRNLISTFSTTAGLPSHINAETPGAIHEGGELGYALAVSFGAVMDNPDLIVACVVGDGEAESGPTATSWHAIKYIDPAESGAVLPILHLNGFKISERTIFGCMDDRELISLFTGYGYQVRIVQDLNDIDTDLHRSMTWAVDEIHKIQQAARSGKPILKPRWPLLILRTPKGWTGPKKLHGKFIEGSFHSHQVPLPKAKKDKEELQALHEWLSSYGPNELFKENGDIIDEIKSIIPSEDSKKLGQRVEAYKAYAPPNLPDWRHFAIDKGSQESAMRVTGKLIDEVFQLNPHRVRLFSPDELESNKLSAALDRTGRNFQWDQFSNARGGRVIEVLSEHMCQGFLQGYTLTGRTGIFPSYESFLGIIHTMMVQYAKFIKMALETMWHRDVASINYIETSTWTRQEHNGFSHQNPSFIGAVLKLKPSAARVYLPPDANTFLTTLHHCLKSKNYINLMVGSKQPTPVYLTPEEAESHCRAGASIWRFCSTDNGLDPDVVLVGIGVEVMFEVITAAAILRKRCPELRVRVINVTDLMILENEGAHPHALTTEAFDNLFTYDKPIHFNYHGYATELQGLLSGRPRLDRVTINGYMEEGSTTTPFDMMLVNKTSRFHVAQAALRGAARRNESVRIRQQELYTELNHNIAETKKYIIENRKGKFACA